One Clupea harengus chromosome 12, Ch_v2.0.2, whole genome shotgun sequence DNA segment encodes these proteins:
- the thap1 gene encoding THAP domain-containing protein 1, whose amino-acid sequence MVQSCSAYGCKNRYHKDKNISFHKFPLARPDVCGKWVAAMRRHNFKPTKYSNICSQHFAKDCFKRECNNRVLKENAVPSLFSFSKLQVKGESLQQMYPAQVDFSLSLPLPEAEEVQPLTTQPPPCDPGATAGPPGLTTALVESSQEEDEAAEGLEGLQQSASVSCDHNYTVEDSLQQKRRIEQLEEQVERLRKKLKTVQQRCRRQERQLQRLKAVGDLQKQVKDLALGGESYVILPKELYDVLKGIESADVL is encoded by the exons ATGGTTCAATCTTGTTCAGCGTACGGATGTAAAAATAGATAccacaaagacaaaaatatcTCTTTCCACAA ATTCCCACTTGCAAGGCCAGATGTTTGTGGAAAATGGGTAGCAGCGATGAGGAGGCACAATTTCAAACCTACCAAATACAGCAACATCTGCTCCCAGCACTTCGCCAAAGACTGCTTCAAACGCGAGTGCAACAACCGTGTGTTGAAAGAGAATGCCGTACCTTCCCTCTTCAGCTTCAGTAAACTACAGGTTAAG GGGGAGTCCTTGCAGCAGATGTACCCTGCACAGGTGGACTTTTCCCTGTCCCTTCCCCTGCCCGAGGCAGAGGAGGTGCAGCCTCTCACCACTCAGCCCCCTCCCTGCGACCCTGGAGCCACGGCCGGACCCCCAGGACTGACCACAGCGTTGGTGGAGAGCAgccaggaggaggacgaggcaGCCGAGGGACTGGAGGGCCTGCAGCAGAGCGCGTCGGTCTCCTGCGACCACAACTACACGGTGGAGGACTCGCTGCAGCAGAAGCGGCGCATCGAGCAGCTAGAGGAGCAGGTGGAGCGCCTGCGCAAGAAGCTGAAGACGGTGCAGCAGCGGTGCAGGCGGCAGGAGCGGCAGCTGCAAAGGCTCAAGGCCGTCGGCGACCTCCAGAAGCAGGTCAAGGACCTGGCCCTGGGGGGCGAGAGCTACGTCATCCTGCCAAAGGAACTCTACGACGTGCTGAAGGGAATCGAGTCTGCCGATGTCctatga